From a region of the Nitrospira sp. genome:
- the ileS gene encoding isoleucine--tRNA ligase: MDYKSTLNLPKTDFPMKANLPQREPEMLARWAQERLYERIQESRQGFPRYVLHDGPPYANGRIHIGHALNKILKDIIIKSKTMSGFQVPYVPGWDCHGLPIEHQVLKELGDKKRDLDALAIRKLCREYAEKYVAIQREEFQRLGVLGDWQQPYLTLNSAYEGTIIREFGHFVERGGVYKGLKPVLWCTQDQTALAEAEVEYDDHTSPSVYVKFPLVSPPAVLSKRFGGLTFPADVKSASVLIWTTTPWTLPANQAVCLHADIEYAFVQVGDELLVIAEKLVESVAKACSLPAYTVVGVKKGAEGFEGLETQRPLTTGLSPLLLGDFVTLEQGTGCVHIAPGHGMEDYLLVLNHNAKASVGERLEILAPVDNGGRFTDAVPEFAGQHVFKANPKIVERLKENGRLLGSGSLRHSYPHCWRCKQPVIFRATEQWFVSMETNELRQEALAEIDRVRWIPTYGRDRINGMIENRPDWCLSRQRVWGTPIPGFTCVKCGKVLAHPRVIDHVADLIGQHGTDYWFANQAAALVPTGTQCERCGGTEFEKERDILDVWFESGVSFATVLKPRHWYPADLYLEGSDQHRGWFHSALLAGVITDHRAPYKAVLTHGFVLDGAGRKMSKSAGNVVAPQDVIKQSGAEILRLWVSAQDYREDLRISQEILNHLIEAYRKIRNTCRFLLSNLYDFDPAQHRVPFEQLPELDRWALMRLNDLIPRVRKGYDEFEFHTIFHALNNFCSVDLSAVYLDILKDRLYTFRKDSPVRRGSQTVLFDILVALTKLMAPVLSFTAEEIWRMLPEAVRVDSKAESVHMAMFPEVDPRWADAELAARWDQLLEVRTAVQAALEVKRRDKVIGAPLEARVMIEANAERYEFLARYQQDLSSFFIVSDVVLTRASRPEAPSGFAITVDKATGTKCERCWNYRSAVGSSTEHPTLCDRCIEAVR, from the coding sequence ATGGACTATAAATCGACGCTCAATCTACCGAAGACCGATTTCCCGATGAAGGCGAATCTGCCGCAACGGGAGCCGGAGATGCTTGCTCGCTGGGCGCAGGAGCGCTTGTACGAGCGGATTCAGGAATCTCGTCAGGGATTCCCGCGCTATGTGCTGCACGACGGCCCGCCCTATGCGAACGGCCGCATTCACATCGGCCATGCACTGAACAAGATCCTGAAAGACATCATCATCAAGTCGAAGACGATGTCCGGGTTTCAGGTGCCCTACGTGCCGGGCTGGGATTGCCATGGCCTGCCGATCGAGCATCAGGTCCTGAAGGAACTGGGTGACAAGAAGCGAGATTTGGACGCACTCGCGATTCGCAAACTGTGCCGGGAGTATGCCGAAAAGTATGTGGCGATTCAGCGGGAGGAGTTTCAGCGTTTGGGGGTGCTGGGTGATTGGCAACAGCCCTACCTGACGCTGAACTCTGCCTATGAGGGCACGATTATCCGCGAGTTCGGTCACTTTGTGGAACGGGGTGGGGTGTATAAGGGGTTGAAGCCTGTCCTGTGGTGTACGCAGGATCAGACAGCCTTGGCGGAGGCGGAGGTCGAATACGACGACCACACGTCGCCCTCGGTGTATGTGAAGTTTCCGCTGGTCAGTCCTCCGGCTGTCTTGAGCAAGCGGTTCGGCGGGCTGACATTCCCGGCCGATGTGAAGAGCGCCTCCGTCCTGATCTGGACGACCACCCCCTGGACTCTGCCGGCCAACCAGGCCGTCTGTCTGCATGCCGACATCGAGTATGCCTTCGTGCAGGTCGGGGATGAACTGCTTGTGATCGCCGAAAAGTTAGTGGAGTCAGTGGCGAAGGCCTGCAGTCTCCCGGCCTACACCGTTGTGGGCGTCAAAAAAGGTGCGGAGGGTTTCGAAGGGTTGGAGACGCAACGTCCATTGACCACCGGCCTTTCGCCGCTGCTCCTGGGCGACTTCGTCACCTTGGAGCAGGGAACGGGCTGCGTCCATATTGCGCCGGGGCACGGCATGGAAGACTACCTGCTGGTGCTGAACCACAACGCGAAGGCCAGCGTGGGCGAACGGCTCGAAATCCTGGCTCCGGTGGACAATGGCGGGAGGTTTACCGATGCAGTTCCGGAGTTTGCCGGACAGCATGTGTTCAAGGCCAATCCGAAAATTGTGGAGCGCCTGAAGGAGAACGGTCGTCTGCTCGGCTCCGGGTCGCTCCGACACTCGTATCCCCATTGCTGGCGGTGCAAACAGCCGGTCATTTTTCGCGCGACCGAACAATGGTTCGTCTCGATGGAGACGAACGAGCTGCGGCAGGAAGCGTTAGCCGAAATTGACCGGGTACGGTGGATTCCGACCTACGGGCGTGACCGGATCAACGGGATGATCGAGAACCGGCCGGACTGGTGCCTCTCGCGCCAACGGGTCTGGGGTACGCCGATTCCCGGCTTTACTTGTGTGAAATGCGGCAAGGTGCTGGCTCATCCCCGGGTGATCGATCACGTCGCTGATTTGATCGGACAGCATGGGACGGACTATTGGTTTGCCAACCAGGCTGCTGCGTTGGTTCCCACGGGGACGCAGTGCGAACGCTGCGGTGGAACAGAATTTGAGAAAGAACGTGACATTCTGGACGTGTGGTTCGAGTCCGGCGTGAGTTTTGCGACGGTGCTCAAGCCTCGGCACTGGTATCCGGCGGATCTGTATCTGGAAGGGTCGGACCAGCATCGAGGCTGGTTCCACAGCGCGTTATTGGCGGGGGTCATCACCGATCATCGCGCGCCCTATAAGGCTGTGCTGACGCACGGATTCGTGTTGGACGGGGCCGGGCGAAAGATGTCGAAGTCGGCGGGCAATGTCGTGGCGCCGCAGGACGTCATCAAGCAATCTGGTGCGGAAATCCTTCGTCTCTGGGTATCGGCCCAGGATTATCGTGAAGACCTTCGGATCTCTCAGGAGATCCTCAATCACCTGATCGAAGCGTATCGGAAGATTCGGAACACCTGCCGCTTCCTGCTGAGCAATCTGTACGACTTCGATCCCGCGCAGCACCGCGTGCCGTTCGAACAGTTGCCTGAATTGGACCGCTGGGCGCTCATGCGACTCAACGACCTTATTCCGCGCGTGCGGAAGGGATATGACGAATTTGAGTTTCATACCATCTTTCACGCGCTGAACAACTTTTGTTCAGTCGATTTGAGTGCGGTGTACCTGGATATTTTGAAAGACCGGCTCTACACCTTCCGGAAAGATTCACCGGTGCGGCGTGGTTCGCAGACGGTGCTGTTCGACATTCTCGTGGCCCTGACAAAGCTGATGGCGCCCGTGCTGAGTTTCACCGCCGAGGAAATCTGGAGGATGTTACCTGAGGCGGTGCGGGTCGATTCGAAGGCCGAGAGTGTCCACATGGCGATGTTTCCCGAGGTTGATCCGCGTTGGGCTGATGCGGAACTGGCCGCGCGCTGGGACCAGCTGCTGGAGGTGAGGACCGCCGTTCAGGCTGCGCTTGAAGTGAAGCGGCGAGACAAGGTCATCGGGGCGCCGCTGGAAGCCAGGGTGATGATCGAAGCGAATGCCGAGCGCTATGAGTTCCTGGCGCGATACCAGCAGGATCTCTCGTCGTTCTTCATCGTGTCGGACGTGGTGCTGACGCGGGCCTCGCGTCCCGAGGCGCCCTCCGGTTTTGCCATCACGGTGGATAAGGCGACGGGGACCAAATGCGAGCGGTGTTGGAACTATCGATCGGCCGTGGGAAGTTCCACCGAGCATCCCACGTTGTGCGACCGTTGCATCGAGGCTGTCAGATGA